The Paenibacillus spongiae nucleotide sequence ATCCGAGACTAGAATCCCGTTTTCTTTGTTCTTGACCCAATCCTTATAGGCCGGAGAGGAGGAATAGATGCCCGGTATCCGGCATGCGGAGTATTCGCGGAATTTATTATTGGTTTTGCAATCGTGCAGCAGCGAATTCTCTAGAGGAGCCAGGCCGATGTCCCACTTCGAACGGTAAAGCCGTTTCAGAAAGCTTCTATAATCGGAATCATGCTGGATAAATGACACTTGCGGCTTGCCTTCGAGTCCTTCGGGAACATACCCGAAGAACTCGATTCTGATTTTTTCTCCGTATGTTCGAATGATTCCCCTCAGCGCATTCGTAACCGGATCAAAGGCAGCCGGCTTCCTGCCGCCTTCATATCCGATTACGATTTTATCCTCGTTCTTTCTGTCCTTCTGCAAACCGGAAATCAAGGAAAAATCAACACTGCCCGGGAAATTAACCACTTTATTCGGATTAAAATGCGTCTCGAGATGTTTGCCAAAAAATCCGGAGGCGACTTTGACGATATGCGCGTTTTTTAGAAACTTGACATACGTTTTTCTTTTCGACGATTCCTGATAGTATCTTCCCATCTCAGTTGCCGGAGACATGGCCAAGAAGTGGTCGTCGATCACATACACCGTTTTTTTCCCCATCTCGCGGGCTAACTCCAGACA carries:
- a CDS encoding glycosyltransferase family protein; this translates as MGRRGDMNVLIIGSDKIASYKIGIEQPFRHLEKLGVCRFDVRSDDDVHISRLAASDVVIFFRTVQPEAYKCLELAREMGKKTVYVIDDHFLAMSPATEMGRYYQESSKRKTYVKFLKNAHIVKVASGFFGKHLETHFNPNKVVNFPGSVDFSLISGLQKDRKNEDKIVIGYEGGRKPAAFDPVTNALRGIIRTYGEKIRIEFFGYVPEGLEGKPQVSFIQHDSDYRSFLKRLYRSKWDIGLAPLENSLLHDCKTNNKFREYSACRIPGIYSSSPAYKDWVKNKENGILVSDSRDDWYEAMVELIEKPELRQTISDNAERSAWENFSVDVCADRWRTQILMSE